A genomic window from Gossypium hirsutum isolate 1008001.06 chromosome D12, Gossypium_hirsutum_v2.1, whole genome shotgun sequence includes:
- the LOC107945261 gene encoding receptor-like protein kinase FERONIA, with protein MNSPTNPQFVHFFFIFINYLCFTDAENIFLNCGSSSNSIDLNGREWAGDSTPGSKFIASHQPNETSIVSKATNLNPSIDPVPYLTARIFQSPFTYSFPVTPGHKFLRLFFNPSAYHGFQSPGDFFTVTAGPFTLLTHFSPSLTAQSLGLKTLDKEFCLHIQENQVLNITFSPSSVPLGAFAFVNGIEIISMPAHLYYISRARPMPNGFAVPNSTALELMHRLNIGGDSISPANDSGLYRRWLDDEACFVGSGDCVVNSTAPIKYWKIAPYVAPAKVYQTARCTNKQKSLSWNLTVDSGFTYFVRLHLCELHNHPEVTKHGRNKFVVRIGNGKTDAVEDVITWSGRRGVAVYRDHVVKMPKVGNYGKTHLFLSLGNNNSNNKLRALDSDPILNGLEVFKLSDSQSNLAAGVNPVSKIPEADKSRDRKLVFIISGATLAAFTLILLLGLTIFIFRRKESNEKDKSVTLRGLCRRFTLEELRDATNNFDRALVIGNGGFGRVFKGCIDGGTPVAIKALKPTSTQGSKEFEAEIKMLSDLRYRHLVSLIGCCDEGVKIIVYEYMPGGTLRDHLYSTKGPPLSWKQRLEISIGVARGIKYLHGENTKIIHRDIKPSNILLDDNLVAKISDFGLSRFGPTSLSRSHVTTGVRGTFGYVDPEYFETSRLSVKSDVYSFGVVLFEMLCARPAVDLRLDDEQPTLAEWVRHCIKVGKLKQIMDPNLKGQISPGCLKAYVGIALKCLNNDRHKRPTMAAVLKKLKRALELQECTDAASDDNGEDEEEIMNNNDKQLFLKPNKNAKVVHSCPTFWN; from the coding sequence ATGCTGAAAATATCTTCCTTAACTGTGGTTCCTCTAGTAATTCAATTGACCTCAACGGCCGTGAATGGGCCGGTGATTCTACCCCTGGCTCAAAGTTTATTGCTTCTCATCAACCAAATGAGACATCTATAGTCTCAAAAGCCACTAACTTGAACCCCTCGATTGATCCAGTTCCATATTTGACTGCTCGAATTTTTCAGTCTCCATTCACTTACTCTTTCCCGGTTACTCCAGGCCACAAATTCCTGCGCTTGTTTTTTAATCCTAGCGCTTACCATGGATTTCAAAGTCCCGGCGACTTCTTCACTGTTACTGCTGGGCCTTTCACTCTCCTTACACACTTTAGTCCTTCTCTTACTGCTCAGTCTTTAGGGTTGAAAACTTTGGATAAAGAATTCTGTTTACACATACAAGAAAACCAGGTTTTAAACATAACGTTTTCTCCTTCTTCGGTTCCTTTGGGTGCTTTTGCTTTCGTAAATGGGATTGAGATTATCTCTATGCCCGCCCATCTTTATTACATATCAAGAGCTAGACCCATGCCAAATGGGTTTGCTGTTCCAAACAGTACAGCCCTTGAACTGATGCACCGGTTAAACATTGGTGGGGATTCTATTTCGCCGGCTAATGACTCAGGCTTGTATCGGAGATGGTTAGACGACGAGGCCTGTTTCGTAGGTTCAGGCGACTGTGTTGTCAATTCAACTGCTCCAATCAAATACTGGAAGATTGCTCCTTATGTTGCACCTGCAAAGGTTTATCAAACAGCACGGTGCACAAACAAACAGAAGAGCCTTTCCTGGAATTTGACCGTTGATTCAGGGTTTACATACTTTGTAAGACTTCACTTGTGTGAGCTTCACAATCACCCCGAGGTAACAAAGCATGGAAGGAACAAGTTTGTTGTAAGAATTGGAAATGGAAAGACTGACGCTGTGGAAGATGTGATTACTTGGAGTGGGAGAAGGGGGGTTGCTGTTTACAGAGATCATGTTGTCAAGATGCCAAAGGTAGGAAACTATGGTAAAACTCATCTTTTTTTATCTTTGGGAAACAACAACAGCAACAATAAGTTGAGAGCTTTAGACTCTGATCCTATCTTAAATGGTTTGGAAGTTTTTAAGCTCAGTGACTCTCAAAGCAATCTTGCAGCCGGAGTAAATCCAGTTTCCAAGATCCCAGAAGCCGACAAGTCTAGGGACAGAAAATTGGTGTTCATCATCAGCGGGGCGACGCTAGCTGCTTTCACTCTCATCTTGCTACTTGGTctcactatttttatttttaggagaaAGGAAAGCAACGAGAAGGACAAGTCTGTGACACTAAGAGGACTTTGCAGACGCTTCACACTCGAAGAACTCCGAGATGCCACCAACAACTTTGACAGAGCTCTAGTGATTGGCAATGGTGGTTTCGGTAGAGTTTTCAAAGGCTGCATAGACGGTGGAACTCCTGTAGCTATAAAGGCACTGAAGCCAACATCAACTCAAGGTTCCAAGGAGTTCGAGGCCGAAATCAAAATGCTATCTGATCTCCGGTACCGGCATCTGGTATCTCTAATAGGTTGTTGTGATGAAGGTGTGAAGATCATTGTTTATGAGTACATGCCAGGGGGAACCCTCCGGGATCATCTCTACAGCACAAAGGGTCCTCCATTGTCATGGAAACAAAGACTTGAAATCAGCATTGGTGTTGCCCGTGGGATTAAATACCTTCACGGCGAAAACACCAAGATCATCCACAGGGATATCAAGCCCAGCAACATTCTCTTAGACGATAATTTGGTTGCCAAGATTTCAGATTTTGGTCTATCCAGATTTGGACCGACAAGCTTATCACGCAGCCATGTCACAACTGGTGTTAGGGGTACGTTCGGGTACGTAGACCCTGAGTACTTTGAAACTAGCCGCCTATCAGTGAAGTCCGATGTGTATAGCTTTGGGGTAGTTCTATTTGAGATGCTATGCGCTAGACCGGCAGTGGATTTAAGGCTCGATGATGAACAGCCAACCCTGGCAGAGTGGGTTCGGCATTGCATCAAAGTTGGCAAGCTTAAACAGATTATGGATCCCAATCTTAAAGGTCAGATTTCTCCAGGGTGCTTGAAAGCATACGTAGGTATTGCTTTAAAGTGCCTGAACAATGATAGGCATAAACGGCCAACAATGGCTGCAGTGTTGAAGAAACTGAAGCGTGCTTTAGAATTACAAGAGTGCACTGATGCAGCTTCGGATGATAATggtgaagatgaagaagaaatcaTGAACAACAATGACAAGCAACTATTtttaaaaccaaacaaaaatgCCAAGGTGGTCCATTCTTGTCCAACATTTTGGAACTAA